A part of Argonema galeatum A003/A1 genomic DNA contains:
- a CDS encoding serine/threonine protein kinase, giving the protein MELLHQPEDIVAERYQIVNILGQGGTGTTYEAEDLQTRKRVAIKGLSLDRMADWKVLELFEREASVLSHLNHPGIPCYIDYFQVERPNNHSFYLVQELAEGRSLFSLVQSGWHATEKDVRQLASQILDVLSYLHQLTPPVIHRDIKPHNIVRREDGQIFLVDFGSVKATYQNTITAGSTVVGTYGYMAPEQFRGQAFPATDLYGLGTTLLYVLTHRSPSEFPSRQLKINFRSQLPFSSEFADWLEKLLEPAVENRFLSAKEALSVLKGEGVLVPIHRRPAGTRVAFTKTQKRLVAELPRNGLGYRDVYNLISALISLVMSFFFFSFLPLIFFSPFFWLFPLGAIIVSMFGLAKLQEIVFKLLGRTKLEIDRQNFRLRWSLLGMFYQVQGRTQDIDRVELSKFVRPEDEWYAKLKGETPQPTIACTLVEGVRTHRFACWLTPIEKDWLTQEIAAFLKKPLAIR; this is encoded by the coding sequence ATGGAACTGTTGCACCAGCCGGAAGATATCGTTGCCGAACGGTATCAGATTGTCAACATTTTAGGGCAAGGTGGAACGGGGACGACTTACGAGGCCGAAGATCTGCAAACTCGTAAGCGGGTGGCGATCAAAGGGCTGTCCCTAGACCGCATGGCTGACTGGAAAGTTTTAGAATTGTTTGAAAGAGAAGCCAGCGTCCTTTCCCACTTGAATCATCCCGGCATTCCTTGTTATATAGACTATTTCCAGGTGGAAAGGCCGAATAACCATAGTTTCTACCTAGTGCAAGAATTGGCAGAGGGCCGATCGCTCTTTTCTTTGGTGCAAAGCGGATGGCACGCAACGGAAAAGGATGTTCGGCAGCTAGCTAGCCAAATTTTGGATGTTTTGAGCTACCTGCACCAACTTACCCCACCAGTTATCCACCGAGATATCAAACCTCATAACATCGTTCGGCGCGAAGACGGACAAATATTTTTAGTGGATTTTGGTTCGGTCAAAGCCACTTATCAGAATACAATTACTGCTGGCAGTACGGTAGTCGGCACTTACGGCTACATGGCACCAGAACAGTTTCGGGGACAAGCTTTCCCAGCAACCGATCTGTATGGCTTAGGAACAACTTTACTCTATGTGCTGACTCATCGATCGCCCTCGGAATTTCCTTCTCGCCAACTCAAGATTAATTTCCGCTCTCAGCTACCATTTTCATCTGAGTTCGCAGACTGGTTGGAAAAGCTGCTGGAACCCGCAGTGGAAAACCGATTTTTGTCAGCTAAGGAAGCACTCTCAGTGCTAAAGGGTGAGGGAGTTCTCGTACCGATACACCGCCGACCCGCTGGCACTCGTGTCGCCTTTACTAAAACCCAGAAGCGTTTAGTGGCAGAACTTCCCCGTAATGGATTGGGATACAGGGATGTGTACAATTTAATTTCTGCGCTGATTTCGCTGGTAATGTCATTTTTCTTCTTCTCTTTCCTGCCCTTAATTTTCTTTAGCCCATTTTTCTGGCTTTTTCCGCTTGGTGCAATTATTGTGAGTATGTTTGGGCTGGCAAAGCTCCAAGAAATCGTGTTTAAATTACTGGGTCGCACAAAACTGGAAATTGATAGGCAAAACTTCCGATTGCGATGGTCGTTATTAGGAATGTTCTACCAAGTCCAGGGACGCACCCAAGACATCGATCGCGTAGAATTGAGTAAATTTGTGCGACCGGAGGATGAGTGGTATGCCAAATTGAAAGGGGAAACTCCTCAACCAACAATAGCCTGTACCTTGGTGGAAGGAGTTCGCACCCACCGTTTCGCCTGCTGGCTAACGCCGATCGAGAAAGACTGGTTAACGCAGGAAATAGCCGCTTTCCTGAAAAAACCGCTAGCAATTCGATGA
- a CDS encoding glycosyltransferase family 39 protein, producing the protein MKFSRHYLGLALAIVVGTTLRFWNLDFKPLWLDEVITALFTLGRSYHDVILDVVFPVNRLEQIFTFNPATSCGEIARTLATQSTHPPLFFCLIHAWLKASLFGSVKHGWVWILRSLPALFGVGAIAAVYWLNRVAFSPKAGLMAAALMAVSPFGVYISQEARHYTLPVLLITLSLSALIQIQQDLQRQKLRSLVCLSWVAFNTIGLYVHYFFIIALLAQLATILVFIYNAKIKSLRFRLLAFGFWLLPFIFFIPWLPVLLGHFGRPETSWVPPPENIAPLYQTLAAWLLMVIALPVENQPLWIAIPLSLLMLVFGSWLGWYAFQGVRQLWRNSATHLATLTLGIFILFVLLQFFAIVYLLGKDITIAPRYNFVYYPAICALLGASLVSKGAGERGSGKRSAITDRQFAIVTVLLVGIISCVFVVHDWAFQKPYNPQRVAQDMLSEPASPLMVVMGYDDSQDMALGLSFALAIHKFDSDKCKITAEACPKFAFFNRSSGYDSVWQNLSQLPTPSTLPLSLWVVAPGLRRRDYPPQLALSSQATCTIDPDEYHRIGIPYQLYRCQ; encoded by the coding sequence ATGAAATTCTCTCGCCATTACCTGGGTTTGGCTTTAGCTATAGTTGTGGGAACTACCCTCAGATTCTGGAATCTGGACTTCAAGCCATTGTGGTTGGATGAAGTAATTACCGCTTTGTTCACTTTGGGAAGATCTTACCATGATGTAATACTAGATGTGGTTTTTCCCGTCAACCGCCTAGAACAAATCTTTACTTTCAATCCCGCTACGAGTTGTGGGGAAATTGCCCGCACTCTTGCTACCCAGTCTACTCATCCACCCCTGTTTTTTTGTCTGATACACGCTTGGTTAAAGGCATCTCTGTTTGGTTCAGTTAAACATGGGTGGGTGTGGATATTGCGATCGCTACCGGCTTTATTTGGAGTAGGTGCGATCGCAGCCGTTTACTGGCTCAATAGAGTTGCCTTTTCCCCAAAAGCCGGACTAATGGCAGCTGCTTTAATGGCTGTCTCTCCCTTTGGCGTCTACATTTCCCAAGAGGCACGTCATTACACCCTTCCGGTACTGCTGATTACGTTATCTTTATCAGCACTGATCCAAATTCAGCAAGACCTTCAGCGACAGAAATTGCGATCGCTTGTTTGCTTAAGTTGGGTAGCATTTAACACCATTGGTTTATACGTCCACTACTTTTTTATCATTGCCTTACTCGCTCAGCTAGCTACCATACTGGTGTTTATTTATAACGCAAAAATTAAAAGTCTTCGTTTTCGGCTTTTGGCTTTTGGCTTTTGGCTTTTACCTTTTATCTTCTTCATCCCGTGGTTGCCAGTGTTATTGGGGCATTTTGGGCGTCCCGAAACCAGTTGGGTACCGCCGCCAGAGAATATTGCGCCTCTATACCAAACCCTGGCGGCTTGGTTGCTGATGGTGATTGCCTTACCTGTAGAAAACCAACCTCTGTGGATTGCGATTCCTCTCAGTTTGCTGATGCTTGTGTTTGGCAGTTGGCTGGGATGGTACGCCTTTCAAGGGGTGAGACAATTATGGCGCAATTCGGCAACTCATCTGGCTACCTTGACTCTGGGGATTTTTATCCTTTTTGTGTTGTTGCAATTTTTCGCGATCGTATATCTGTTGGGTAAGGATATCACTATTGCTCCCCGCTATAACTTTGTCTATTACCCAGCTATCTGCGCTTTACTGGGAGCCAGTCTCGTCAGTAAGGGAGCGGGGGAGCGGGGGAGTGGGAAACGATCGGCAATTACCGATCGTCAATTTGCGATCGTCACTGTTTTATTGGTTGGGATTATCAGCTGTGTTTTTGTCGTTCATGATTGGGCTTTTCAAAAGCCATATAATCCCCAGCGAGTCGCGCAAGATATGCTAAGCGAGCCAGCTTCTCCGCTTATGGTTGTGATGGGATACGACGATTCTCAGGATATGGCTTTGGGACTTAGCTTTGCTTTAGCGATTCATAAATTTGATTCAGATAAATGTAAGATAACTGCAGAAGCTTGTCCAAAATTTGCTTTTTTTAATCGATCTTCTGGCTACGATTCAGTTTGGCAAAACTTATCCCAACTACCTACACCATCAACACTTCCGCTTTCTTTGTGGGTAGTTGCCCCAGGACTCAGACGCCGTGACTATCCTCCGCAGCTAGCACTTTCTAGCCAAGCAACTTGCACTATTGACCCCGACGAGTACCACCGCATTGGTATTCCCTATCAGCTTTATCGTTGTCAATAG